From the Bacteroidia bacterium genome, the window CAATAAACCAGTTTTTCATTTGTGCCTGAAGGGGTGCTGTGATGCTTAGCATCAGCAATGTGGTAATGAGGTTGGATAGCTTTTTCATTTGTTGGTTTTTTAAAAGATAAGATGTTATTTGTGAATTATTACTTTTTCTGATACTGTTCTTGCACCATAATAAAGTGTGGCTATGTATATGCCGTTGGACAGATGGTGCAGGTCAACACTTTCCTTTTTATAGCTGCTCAATGTGCCGGTATAAACACATTGGTTCATGATATTATAAATGCGCAATTCAGCCCTTTTCTTTGGAATGCCTTTGAACTGAAAGGTAAAATTGCCGGATGAAGGGTTTGGATAAACACTAAAACAAACAGGATTATTTCTTTCAGGATGATTAAGCCCGGTAAGCACATTACCTGTACTATCAGTTTTTATTATGTATGCTTTAGCACCGGTGCTTCCAAAAGTTTGTCCTGAAATAATATAACCGCCATCTTTTGTTTGTCTGACAAATGTACCTAAAGCACCCGGTGGCGAACCAAATTGCTTTGTCCATTCAAGATCTCCATTAGAATTAGCTTTAAAAAGATGCAAATATCCATGAAGTGGAACACCGTTAAAAATTGTGCCCACACCAACAAATCCATTGTCTTTAGTTTGTTGAAGTGAATAGATTTCTATTGCGTCTAAACTATAATGCTGTTTTGTCCAAAGCGTATCTCCAAGTGAATCAATCTTTATTAGATAAGTATTGTTTTTATAAAATGTGGTATCGTAAGTAATAGCTGCAATAATAAAATTACTATCAGAAGTTTGCTGAATTGACATTGCAACATCACTTGTTGATTTATCATAGGTTCTTGTCCACAATGTATCACCATAAGCATTGGTGCGGATTACATAGATTTCATCCTCCGGATGAAGGAAGTCCAATGCCACCGGCCATAATAAAACCACCATCAAAGGTTTTATCAATAGCCCTAGCATCGCTGCTTAAAGTAGCAGAATAATTATATACTTTATTAGCTATTAGCAGTCCGTTGCTTAAAGCACCAATAAAATAAGCGCTCCCATTAGTAGCGGAAGTTGCTGTGAAAAATCCCGTTAGACCATAAATGGCGCTATATAGCATAGCCAGACTATTTCCAAAGTAAACATTTGTTGCACCTATTCCGGCAGAAAAAACTTTTGCCCAGAGCGAATCGCCATTTACATCAAGCCGCAAAAGCCAGCTTTTAGAATATAGGCCACCATCATATAAAGCATTTACAATGTAACCACTGTCTGGTAATTGTTCTATGTAAGTTCCGCCTTCAGCACCGGGTCCGTTAAAAGTTTTTACCCACTCAATGGTTCCAATGGAATCTAATTTAGTCACTAATACCTCACCACCATTAATAGAATTAGTGCCTGTAAAAACATATCCCTTATCAAAGGTTTCCTGAATACTATAGAACTCCGTAACAGCCTAACGTATCAATAATTTTTTCAAAAGTGTTTTGGGCTTGCACTTTTATGGTGTTCAACAAAATAATAAATAGAATGAGGACTGCTCGTATGTTTTTTAGTTGTTTTTTACTCATATTTGGTTGATTGAATAATGTTATTCCATTGTAACTACACTTTTTTATTTCTTTACAGTTTTATCCTCATAGGAGAATGACTTCTGTTTCACTCTCCTATGAGGATGCTATCTTTTTATTTTCTCACCGTCAACTTCCCTCTTGCCAAAGTTTTACTACCTGCTTTTATACTAAAATAATACATACCGCTTTTAACAACAACTGTCTGCCATTCTATTACACCTTCTTTTTCTGTTATCCTCACCTTCATTATTTCTCGTCCTGTCATATCTCTTATCTCAAACTCTGGTTTATCTTTTAAGCTGTTGATGCTATATTGAAATG encodes:
- a CDS encoding T9SS type A sorting domain-containing protein, coding for MVVLLWPVALDFLHPEDEIYVIRTNAYGDTLWTRTYDKSTSDVAMSIQQTSDSNFIIAAITYDTTFYKNNTYLIKIDSLGDTLWTKQHYSLDAIEIYSLQQTKDNGFVGVGTIFNGVPLHGYLHLFKANSNGDLEWTKQFGSPPGALGTFVRQTKDGGYIISGQTFGSTGAKAYIIKTDSTGNVLTGLNHPERNNPVCFSVYPNPSSGNFTFQFKGIPKKRAELRIYNIMNQCVYTGTLSSYKKESVDLHHLSNGIYIATLYYGARTVSEKVIIHK